ATCAACGACCGCCAGACTGTCTTTGTCGAGGGCGAGCGGGTTCAGATATTAGGAGGACGCTGAGAGGTGAAAGGAGAACACACGATGAAATTAGGTATTATCCGATGCATGCAGACAGAAGATTTCTGTCCGGGAACCATGGATTTTAAAGTGATTAAGGAAAGAAAAGGCGCCTTTGAAAGTGTAACAGAGGATATTGAGCTTATCGGCTTTACCAGCTGTGGTGGGTGCCCTGGAAAGAAAGCCGTTCTCAGGGCAAGAGAGCTTGTGAAAAGAGGGGCGGACACCATCGCCTTTGCCTCCTGTATCCAAAACGGAAACCCTATTGGTTATCCATGTCCATTCGCCAGGAAAATGAAGGATATTGTCCAGAAAGACCTGAAGGATGAAAAAATTCGCTTTATTGATTATACGCATTGAGAAATGCAAAAAAAACAACTGGAAATTTTTTGAGAAACTCATACAAAAACGGAGGCAGTATTCAGTATGCTGACATACAGAAAAGCCGGTATTAAGGATGTTTTTTTGCTGATAAGTCTTTATAACTCAGCATTTTACGAAGATTATATTCATTATGGCAAATGTCCTGGCTATGGAAAATCTAAAAAAGAAATGGAAACATCAATTTCAACCTTTTCTAAATATATTATAAGCTGTCAAAGCACGCCTGTAGGTGTTATTTCTTTTAAAAATCAAGGGGATGGTTCATATTATTTAGGTTGTCTTTGTGTTATACCGCCCTATCAAAAAAAAGGAATTGGTACACATGCTTTTCAGTATATGCTATCCTTATGTTCTGATTGGAAACGGATCACTCTGATTACGCCTGTTGATAAAAAAGAAAATCTAAACTTCTACACCCAAAAATGTGGTTTTAAAAAAGGAAATAAAAGAATGGATCAAGAGATCGAAGTCGTTGAGTTTTTTGTGAAACGTTAAACTTAGAGCTAATAGTCGTGTTAATGGAACAAAGATTATTTTAATCTGTCCGGAGGAATTAATGTTTATAGAAGAATTCTGACATTCTGTGATACATACGAGGCGATGTGAAATGAAAATAATAATTGTCCAATTCAATCATGGAGAGAAAAAGCACTGACTCTCCGTTTGTCACTAAACAAGGAGGGTATCCATGGAAATTTTAAGTTTTAAAAAGGAACACATCAAAGAGGCAATGGCAATTGCTCTGGAAAATTATTATGAAGAGCAAAAATCTGTAAAAGAATTACCACGAATAAATGAGATTCCCGATTTACGGATTTTTTCGGAGAATGGATTAGGAGTCTCAGCATTTGAAGATTATAAAATGATCGGGTTTTTATGCTGTTACAGCCCATGGGATCATGCTTTCGGATCAACCGCAAAAGGTACTTTTTCACCAATCTACGCTCATGGTGCAGTATCTGAAAAAAGAAAACTGATCTATTAGAAATTATATCAAGCGGCTGCAGAAAAATGGATAGAGCACCAAATTACTTACCATGCAATTGCAATGTATGCACACGATAAACAAGCGTTACATGCATTTAGTATGTACGGATTTGGTATTCGGTGCGTTGATGCAATAAGAGCAATAAGTAATAATATTGAAAGTCTGCCACAGAAAAAACTTACATTAAAAGAATTATCGATAGAAGAAATGATGGAAATTAAGGAGATGTATGAACTGCTGTCCGAGCATTTAGGAAAGAGTCCATGCTTTTTAT
The DNA window shown above is from Eubacterium limosum and carries:
- a CDS encoding CGGC domain-containing protein — translated: MKLGIIRCMQTEDFCPGTMDFKVIKERKGAFESVTEDIELIGFTSCGGCPGKKAVLRARELVKRGADTIAFASCIQNGNPIGYPCPFARKMKDIVQKDLKDEKIRFIDYTH
- a CDS encoding GNAT family N-acetyltransferase, which codes for MLTYRKAGIKDVFLLISLYNSAFYEDYIHYGKCPGYGKSKKEMETSISTFSKYIISCQSTPVGVISFKNQGDGSYYLGCLCVIPPYQKKGIGTHAFQYMLSLCSDWKRITLITPVDKKENLNFYTQKCGFKKGNKRMDQEIEVVEFFVKR